One Setaria italica strain Yugu1 chromosome I, Setaria_italica_v2.0, whole genome shotgun sequence DNA window includes the following coding sequences:
- the LOC101770603 gene encoding transcription factor bHLH95 — MAQDGSQDHQDTASSDERSFVPPTTMTLLDPTENDNGGSRIGSPVGMDASKGKDVVPNAIQGGEDSGGKANTSRSEGKNSAAAIAAADAAGDGLTTKGKNSLAADDDGELKVQIIMERERRRRMKELFSTLRDLMPHVPKKVDKATLVEETIDFIRSLEKTKTQLEKQRQQQVLARQAAAEAGASSLSVSRTAHGMAALSDGWGPAPQQAPAAASAAARPVEFQTWSTPNVVLSVLTNGEAVINVCAPRQPRMLTMVVSVLKKHGIDVVSVQVAADRARSIFTIYTRVNGAGGENPSAEDMYKLVVSEIMVWLSS, encoded by the exons ATGGCTCAAGACGGTTCCCAAGACCACCAGGACACTGCCTCCTCCGACGAGCGCAGCTTCGTGCCCCCGACGACCATGACCTTGCTGGATCCCACTGAGAACGACAACGGTGGATCCAGGATTGGCAGCCCAGTGGGCATGGATGCCAGCAAGGGGAAGGACGTCGTCCCAAATGCCATTCAAGGTGGAGAAGACAGCGGCGGCAAGGCCAACACCAGCAGATCCGAAGGTAAGAACTCGGCAGCAGCCATAgctgccgccgacgccgcgggagACGGCCTCACCACCAAGGGTAAGAACTCCTTGGCTGctgacgacgacggcgagctcaAGGTGCAGATCATCATGGAGCGAGAGCGCCGAAGGCGCATGAAGGAATTGTTCAGCACCCTGCGTGATCTCATGCCCCACGTCCCCAAGAAG GTCGACAAGGCGACCCTAGTCGAAGAGACGATTGACTTCATCAGGTCCCTAGAGAAGACCAAGACCCAGCTGGAGAAGCAGAGGCAGCAACAAGTGCTCGCACGGCAAGCCGCTGCTGAAGCTGGGGCATCCTCCTTGTCGGTTTCACGCACCGCGCACGGGATGGCGGCCTTGTCAGATGGCTGGGGCCCTGCGCCTCAGCAggcgcctgctgctgcatctgcgGCAGCGAGGCCGGTCGAGTTCCAGACGTGGTCGACACCGAACGTCGTGCTGAGTGTGCTGACGAACGGCGAGGCTGTCATCAACGTCTGCGCGCCGCGGCAACCCCGCATGCTGACAATGGTTGTGTCCGTGCTGAAGAAGCACGGCATCGACGTGGTCTCGGTGCAGGTTGCGGCCGACCGCGCCAGGAGCATCTTCACCATCTATACCCGT GTGAATGGAGCTGGCGGGGAGAACCCATCGGCCGAGGACATGTACAAGCTGGTGGTGTCGGAGATCATGGTGTGGCTCTCCAGCTAG